One Polaribacter sp. SA4-12 genomic window carries:
- a CDS encoding family 16 glycosylhydrolase: protein MKCFFTFFFLFISIVTIAQTVEDDFEGNGTISTWFGDDCIFEAGYQNPHKTGINTSENVFKYDDIGGSYANVRFETSINFDLSTNRTFSLKIYISSSEITGNETNQISLKLQDGSLGQPWTTQSEIIKPVILNQWQTISFDFANDNFINLDSTSENPINRTDFNRVLLQVNGENNTSNVTAYIDDFLYDGILYEEDNNSSPDPIFNNLVWSDEFDGNGAVNTEKWFHQTQLPNGGSWYNGEIQHYTDRVENTYRNNGVLNIEAKKETYTNQGVTKGYTSARLNSKFAFQYGRVEIKAKLPTGVGTWPAIWMLGKNIIEPGGYWTNTYGTKSWPACGEVDIMEHWGSNQNFVQSAMHTPSSYGGTVNHGGQTISTASSDFHIYSLDWSSEKMVFKVDGITHYTYHPEIKNSNTWPFDAEQYLLLNIAIQPGIASSFTSSKMEIDYIRVYQESTASFTSSSLDEIKIYPNPINDKLRIKTPNLFIGAKAVIYSLTGSKVKSFFINEINQDVDCSALKKGVYFLKLESDARVETFRILKK, encoded by the coding sequence ATGAAATGCTTTTTTACATTCTTTTTTTTATTTATAAGTATAGTTACAATTGCTCAAACAGTTGAAGATGATTTTGAAGGTAATGGAACTATTTCTACTTGGTTTGGAGATGATTGTATTTTTGAAGCTGGTTATCAAAATCCACATAAAACAGGAATCAATACTTCCGAGAATGTTTTTAAATATGATGATATTGGAGGTTCTTATGCCAATGTTCGTTTTGAAACAAGTATAAATTTCGATTTGTCAACTAACAGAACTTTTAGCCTCAAAATTTATATTTCTTCTTCTGAAATTACAGGAAATGAAACAAATCAAATATCATTAAAACTTCAAGATGGAAGTTTAGGGCAACCTTGGACAACACAATCAGAAATTATTAAACCAGTAATTTTAAATCAATGGCAAACAATTTCGTTTGATTTTGCAAATGATAATTTTATCAACTTAGATTCAACCTCAGAAAATCCAATTAATAGAACTGATTTTAATAGAGTTTTATTACAAGTAAATGGTGAAAATAACACGAGTAATGTAACGGCATATATAGATGATTTTTTATATGATGGAATTCTTTATGAAGAAGATAATAACTCTAGTCCAGACCCTATATTTAATAATTTAGTTTGGTCAGATGAATTTGATGGTAATGGAGCTGTAAACACAGAAAAATGGTTTCATCAAACACAATTACCAAATGGCGGAAGTTGGTATAATGGCGAAATTCAACATTACACAGATAGAGTAGAAAACACTTATAGAAATAATGGTGTTTTAAATATTGAAGCAAAAAAAGAAACATATACAAATCAGGGAGTTACTAAAGGATATACATCTGCAAGATTAAATTCAAAATTTGCTTTTCAATATGGTAGAGTAGAAATAAAAGCAAAATTACCAACTGGCGTTGGAACGTGGCCAGCTATTTGGATGTTGGGGAAAAATATCATAGAACCAGGAGGCTATTGGACAAATACTTACGGAACAAAATCTTGGCCCGCATGTGGAGAAGTAGATATTATGGAACATTGGGGTTCTAATCAGAATTTTGTGCAAAGTGCAATGCATACTCCTTCTAGTTATGGAGGAACTGTAAATCATGGAGGACAAACGATTTCTACTGCCTCAAGCGATTTTCATATATATAGTTTAGATTGGTCTTCAGAAAAAATGGTTTTTAAAGTTGATGGAATTACTCATTATACGTATCATCCTGAAATAAAAAACTCAAATACTTGGCCTTTTGATGCTGAACAGTATTTACTGTTAAATATAGCAATACAACCAGGAATCGCTTCTAGTTTTACTTCAAGTAAAATGGAAATAGATTATATAAGAGTTTATCAAGAATCTACTGCATCTTTTACCAGTTCTAGTTTAGACGAAATAAAAATATATCCAAATCCAATAAATGATAAATTAAGAATAAAAACACCCAACTTATTTATTGGAGCTAAAGCAGTAATATATAGCCTTACAGGAAGTAAAGTAAAATCTTTTTTTATAAATGAAATAAATCAAGATGTAGATTGTTCTGCACTCAAAAAGGGTGTTTATTTTTTAAAGTTAGAAAGTGATGCTAGAGTAGAAACCTTTAGGATACTTAAAAAATAA